A part of Lacinutrix sp. 5H-3-7-4 genomic DNA contains:
- a CDS encoding C40 family peptidase yields MLYGICNLSIVPLRLEALDASEMVSQVLYGDLFKVIEVRKSWVKIRLAFDKYEGWIDIKQYQEITEYDYKILTSETPKLSKDLIEFVEAENQELYSIPLGSQLNALSLLKHTFDGNISNGTQDKSQLISTAFNYLNAPYLWGGKTPFGIDCSGFTQMVYKINGYKLLRDASQQATQGDALSFIEESEPGDLAFFDNNEGAITHVGIIMKDNYIIHAHGKVRIDRLDHSGIYNVDKNTHTHKLRVIKKII; encoded by the coding sequence ATGCTATACGGAATTTGTAACTTAAGTATTGTTCCTTTAAGACTTGAAGCTTTAGATGCCAGTGAAATGGTTTCACAGGTTCTATATGGTGATCTTTTTAAAGTTATTGAAGTACGCAAATCTTGGGTTAAAATCCGTTTAGCATTTGATAAATATGAAGGCTGGATTGATATTAAACAGTATCAAGAAATTACAGAATATGATTATAAAATTTTAACTTCTGAAACTCCAAAACTTTCAAAAGATTTAATAGAATTTGTAGAAGCTGAAAATCAAGAGTTATACTCTATACCTTTAGGTTCTCAATTAAATGCTCTTTCGCTATTAAAACACACTTTTGACGGAAATATTTCTAACGGAACACAAGATAAAAGCCAGTTAATTTCTACTGCTTTTAACTACTTAAATGCTCCATATCTTTGGGGAGGAAAAACTCCTTTTGGTATAGATTGTTCTGGTTTTACCCAAATGGTATATAAAATTAATGGATATAAATTATTACGTGATGCTTCACAACAAGCAACTCAAGGTGATGCTTTAAGTTTTATTGAAGAAAGTGAACCAGGAGACCTTGCTTTTTTTGATAATAATGAAGGTGCCATTACTCATGTTGGTATAATTATGAAAGATAATTACATAATACATGCACATGGTAAAGTTAGAATTGACAGGTTAGATCACTCTGGAATTTACAATGTTGATAAAAATACACATACTCACAAACTAAGAGTTATTAAAAAGATTATATAA